One segment of Deinococcus multiflagellatus DNA contains the following:
- a CDS encoding MOSC domain-containing protein produces MNELRVTAVCVGQPTALKVGGRATVTGIDKHPLPGHVRVTRAGLDGDHVLNRKHHGGPDQAVYAYTMPDYAAWAAELAAPARPGLFGENLTLSGLSSAEVRVGDRLTVHGVAGEVVLEVTAPRIPCGTLAAHVREGSFVKRFARMRRPGLYLRVLTEGTVGAGDPVTHLPGDPAAPTVGELFDVYVGEPTLTREGLEAWLAFPVAERTRRDLEGRLKKLG; encoded by the coding sequence ATGAACGAACTCCGGGTTACGGCGGTGTGCGTCGGTCAGCCCACCGCGCTCAAAGTGGGCGGGCGCGCCACCGTCACGGGCATTGACAAGCACCCCCTGCCGGGCCATGTGCGGGTCACGCGCGCCGGGCTGGACGGCGACCACGTCCTCAACCGCAAGCACCACGGCGGCCCGGATCAGGCGGTGTACGCCTACACCATGCCCGACTACGCCGCCTGGGCCGCCGAACTCGCTGCCCCCGCGCGCCCGGGGCTCTTTGGCGAGAACCTCACCCTCAGCGGGCTCTCCTCGGCCGAGGTGCGAGTGGGTGACCGATTGACGGTCCACGGCGTGGCGGGCGAAGTGGTGCTGGAAGTCACCGCGCCGCGCATTCCCTGCGGCACGCTGGCGGCGCATGTGCGCGAGGGGTCCTTTGTGAAACGCTTTGCTCGCATGCGCCGCCCCGGGCTGTACCTGCGCGTGCTGACCGAGGGCACGGTGGGCGCGGGCGACCCCGTCACGCACCTCCCCGGCGACCCAGCCGCCCCCACCGTGGGCGAACTGTTTGACGTGTACGTGGGGGAGCCCACCCTGACCCGCGAGGGCCTGGAGGCGTGGCTGGCCTTTCCCGTGGCCGAGCGCACCCGCCGCGATCTGGAAGGCCGCCTGAAAAAGCTGGGCTGA
- the msrA gene encoding peptide-methionine (S)-S-oxide reductase MsrA codes for MTTPSSPTQQAIFAGGCFWCTEAVLKDVRGVQKVESGYIGGHTPNPDYRSVCSGQTGHAEAVRITFDPAQVSFKDLLGLFFATHDPTTLNRQGADVGTQYRSAVFPLSAEQETQTREVIEDLTRQDVFGRPIVTTIEPASTFHLAEDYHQDYYANNPRQPYCMAVIAPKVAKMRQYYADRLKG; via the coding sequence ATGACCACTCCCTCAAGCCCAACCCAGCAGGCCATTTTCGCCGGAGGGTGCTTCTGGTGCACCGAAGCCGTGCTGAAGGACGTGCGCGGCGTGCAGAAAGTGGAAAGCGGCTACATTGGCGGCCACACCCCCAACCCCGATTACCGCAGTGTGTGCAGCGGCCAGACCGGCCACGCCGAGGCGGTGCGCATCACTTTCGACCCGGCGCAGGTGAGCTTCAAGGATCTGCTGGGCCTGTTTTTCGCCACCCACGACCCCACCACCCTCAACCGCCAGGGCGCCGATGTGGGCACCCAGTACCGCAGCGCCGTGTTTCCCCTCAGTGCCGAGCAGGAAACCCAGACGCGCGAGGTGATCGAGGACCTGACCCGGCAGGATGTGTTCGGCCGCCCCATTGTGACCACCATCGAGCCCGCCAGCACCTTCCATCTGGCCGAGGACTACCACCAGGACTACTACGCCAACAACCCGCGCCAGCCGTACTGCATGGCCGTGATTGCCCCCAAGGTGGCCAAGATGCGGCAGTACTACGCTGACCGGCTCAAGGGTTAA
- a CDS encoding RNHCP domain-containing protein: MSGERRFTVQGTNNAFTCGHCGTQVQPLQNGSVRNHCPQCLHSKHVDLLPGDRACDCHGLMRPVGVEQSGKKGWVLLHRCQKCGFQGRNRAALDDPAQPDSWDAIVALSARSGQG, encoded by the coding sequence ATGAGCGGCGAGCGGCGCTTTACTGTGCAGGGCACGAACAATGCCTTTACCTGCGGCCACTGCGGCACCCAGGTGCAGCCGCTGCAGAACGGCAGCGTGCGCAACCACTGCCCCCAGTGCCTGCACAGCAAGCATGTGGACCTCCTCCCCGGCGACCGCGCCTGCGACTGCCACGGCCTGATGCGGCCGGTGGGTGTGGAACAGAGTGGCAAGAAAGGCTGGGTGCTGCTGCACCGCTGCCAGAAGTGCGGTTTTCAGGGCCGCAACCGCGCGGCGCTGGATGACCCCGCGCAGCCCGACAGCTGGGACGCCATCGTGGCCCTGAGTGCCCGCAGCGGACAGGGGTAG